From a single Anaerolineaceae bacterium oral taxon 439 genomic region:
- a CDS encoding flavodoxin (An electron-transfer protein; flavodoxin binds one FMN molecule, which serves as a redox-active prosthetic group), producing the protein MKKILVAYFSASGVTRAAAETLAKAAEADLLEIRPETPYTDADLNWNDPKSRSTVEMKDRAFRPKIVPIDAQIAEYDVVFLGFPIWWYVAPTIINTFLESYDFSGKRIILFATSGGSGFGRTVVGLRPSVSSAASIEPGRILNRRATVDELREWIKSLKL; encoded by the coding sequence ATGAAAAAGATCTTAGTCGCTTACTTTTCCGCAAGCGGCGTAACGCGCGCGGCCGCCGAAACGTTAGCGAAAGCGGCAGAGGCCGATCTCCTCGAAATCCGCCCTGAAACCCCGTACACGGACGCGGATCTGAACTGGAACGATCCGAAATCGCGGAGCACGGTTGAAATGAAAGACCGGGCGTTCCGACCGAAGATTGTCCCAATCGACGCGCAGATCGCCGAATATGACGTCGTTTTTCTGGGGTTCCCGATCTGGTGGTACGTTGCGCCGACGATTATCAATACCTTCCTGGAATCGTACGATTTCTCCGGGAAACGAATTATTCTGTTCGCGACCTCGGGCGGAAGCGGCTTCGGACGAACCGTCGTCGGGCTCAGGCCAAGCGTTTCCAGCGCCGCCTCGATCGAACCGGGACGGATCCTGAATCGGCGCGCGACCGTCGACGAGCTGCGCGAATGGATAAAATCGTTGAAGCTTTGA